In one Geoglobus acetivorans genomic region, the following are encoded:
- a CDS encoding DUF5350 domain-containing protein, producing MGKTGTTQWIKIKNRKGGTRLVPTKYQLHKKPGPNQKYTSDGKKRRKIKRSPKSIAGAKT from the coding sequence ATGGGTAAGACTGGAACGACTCAATGGATCAAGATAAAGAACAGAAAGGGCGGTACCAGGCTTGTGCCAACAAAGTATCAGCTCCACAAAAAGCCAGGTCCAAACCAGAAGTACACATCGGATGGCAAAAAGAGAAGAAAGATAAAAAGAAGCCCCAAGAGCATAGCTGGTGCAAAGACCTGA
- a CDS encoding ArsR family transcriptional regulator, with protein MVRRAKLVNDAVELVPVLQLFSTETYRRVYETLLSEWRTLEELKQLYGEGVEEALRILKNAGMLEIKWRMPSDPAGKPEKEYHVSYTHLSINVYISLKELNTILNAIFMAEDEESEIVDRILEQIGRGRISVQHISRETGLDNLFIRALAKKSLKLNLKGQLVEPAKNEEV; from the coding sequence ATGGTAAGAAGGGCAAAGCTTGTAAATGATGCGGTGGAGCTTGTTCCAGTTCTGCAGCTTTTCTCAACCGAGACCTACAGGAGAGTTTATGAAACTTTGCTGAGTGAGTGGAGGACTCTGGAAGAGCTGAAACAGCTTTACGGGGAAGGTGTGGAGGAGGCGCTGAGAATCCTTAAAAACGCGGGCATGCTCGAGATCAAGTGGAGAATGCCTTCTGACCCTGCAGGAAAGCCGGAAAAGGAGTACCATGTCAGTTACACGCATCTGAGCATAAACGTTTACATCTCCCTCAAAGAACTCAACACGATACTGAATGCGATTTTTATGGCTGAGGATGAGGAAAGCGAGATAGTTGACAGAATACTTGAGCAGATTGGCAGGGGGAGAATTTCCGTTCAGCATATAAGCAGGGAAACCGGACTTGATAACCTGTTTATCAGGGCACTGGCGAAGAAATCACTGAAGCTCAATTTGAAAGGTCAGCTTGTTGAGCCAGCAAAAAATGAAGAAGTCTGA
- a CDS encoding DUF504 domain-containing protein, protein MKKSEIKVILDKFRWHPEYDLRNVLIKYIDRPKGYSVISGEQIREIGHAFIYTESSTIPHHRVIEISYCGKTVWKKLINSGELADRDDGEKQA, encoded by the coding sequence ATGAAGAAGTCTGAGATCAAGGTAATTCTGGACAAATTCAGATGGCATCCTGAATATGATCTGAGGAACGTGCTTATCAAATATATAGACAGGCCGAAGGGCTACTCTGTGATTTCGGGTGAGCAGATACGTGAGATTGGACATGCCTTCATCTATACCGAAAGCTCGACAATTCCTCATCACAGGGTTATTGAGATTTCGTACTGTGGAAAGACGGTCTGGAAAAAGTTAATTAATTCCGGTGAATTAGCTGACAGAGATGACGGTGAGAAGCAGGCTTGA
- the hemB gene encoding porphobilinogen synthase — translation MEFPKVRMRRLRKNRIRPLMQETKLSKEDLIMPIFVDENISSRQEIPSMPGYFRIPLHSISDEIGKAMELGVRAFIFFGIPASKDEIGSSAYDDDGVIQKALRNARQDFDDAVLITDVCLCEYTTHGHCGIVQNEEVLNDPTLPVLGKVAVSHARAGADIVAPSGMMDGMIKAIRSALDESGFENTAIMSYSAKYASSFYGPFREAAESGYAFGDRKSYQMDFHNSNEALREVELDLREGADIVMVKPALSYLDIIRRVKEEFKVPVAAYNVSGEYSMVKAAGRMGWLDEMSIAYEILTSIKRAGADLIITYHAKEIAEVL, via the coding sequence ATGGAATTTCCAAAGGTAAGAATGAGAAGATTGAGAAAGAACAGAATTCGTCCCCTAATGCAGGAAACGAAGCTGTCTAAGGAAGACCTGATAATGCCCATCTTTGTTGATGAGAACATTTCATCAAGGCAGGAAATTCCCTCAATGCCCGGATACTTCAGGATCCCCCTTCACAGCATATCTGACGAGATTGGAAAGGCAATGGAGCTGGGTGTAAGAGCATTTATCTTCTTTGGCATACCTGCCAGCAAGGACGAAATTGGAAGTTCCGCATACGACGATGATGGTGTGATACAGAAGGCTTTGAGAAACGCCAGGCAGGACTTTGATGATGCGGTGCTGATAACAGACGTCTGCCTGTGCGAGTACACCACTCACGGGCATTGCGGTATTGTCCAGAATGAAGAAGTTCTGAATGATCCAACCCTGCCAGTTCTTGGAAAAGTTGCTGTGAGCCATGCCAGAGCCGGGGCAGACATCGTTGCTCCCTCCGGAATGATGGACGGAATGATAAAAGCCATAAGGAGTGCTCTTGACGAGAGCGGATTTGAAAATACCGCAATAATGAGCTACTCTGCCAAATATGCATCATCATTCTACGGACCATTTAGAGAGGCTGCTGAAAGCGGATATGCCTTTGGAGACAGGAAAAGCTACCAGATGGACTTCCACAACAGCAATGAGGCGTTGAGAGAGGTCGAACTCGATTTGAGAGAGGGGGCTGACATAGTCATGGTCAAGCCCGCACTCAGCTACCTGGATATCATACGGAGGGTCAAAGAGGAGTTCAAGGTTCCCGTTGCAGCCTATAATGTTAGCGGGGAATACAGCATGGTCAAGGCTGCTGGCAGAATGGGATGGCTCGATGAGATGAGCATAGCCTATGAAATACTCACTTCAATAAAAAGGGCGGGTGCTGATCTGATAATCACCTATCATGCAAAGGAAATTGCGGAGGTTTTGTGA
- the argH gene encoding argininosuccinate lyase yields MTVRSRLDKKMDEYALKLTTSMDFDENIFYYDILVDYAHVIMLEKRGIIDRDSARKIILALKKIESDGFSSLSKEYEDVHEAIEAKVIELAGENGKKMHTARSRNDEVATCLRLFARDKLTEIMAEILEIKSVLLKKSKKHLNDVMPGFTHLQYAQPTKLSHHLLAYHDMISRDFERFLEAFRRTNLSPLGSAAFSGTSFPVDRSLTSKLLGFDGIVENSMDAVATRDFLVECIFACTSLMISFSRICEEIILWSSEFGFVNLPDEFASSSSIMPQKKNPDTAEIIRAKAGKMIGNLTAAMTIYKALPFAYNRDFQEMNRLLFEVLDETLISARVMAGLLEKIEFRTDVLRAKSSKGFSLATDIANLLVMKGIPFRDAHRIVGELAKLEKDEIGAEELADVFEKFGLSLEIAPEELDMFGRPENAVEMKRSEGGTSEDNITGMIAKRLEKLKKDETVLMQIKSRIENSLNGLMEEVESFENEES; encoded by the coding sequence ATGACGGTGAGAAGCAGGCTTGATAAAAAAATGGATGAGTACGCTCTCAAGCTGACTACTTCTATGGATTTTGATGAAAACATCTTTTACTATGATATTCTCGTTGATTACGCCCATGTCATCATGCTTGAAAAAAGGGGTATAATCGACAGAGATTCTGCGAGAAAAATTATCCTGGCTTTGAAAAAAATCGAATCAGATGGCTTTTCTTCTCTGTCAAAAGAATATGAGGATGTGCATGAGGCCATTGAGGCAAAGGTAATTGAGCTTGCAGGTGAAAACGGAAAAAAGATGCATACTGCGAGAAGCAGAAATGATGAGGTGGCCACATGCCTGAGGCTGTTTGCAAGAGATAAGCTTACAGAAATAATGGCCGAAATCCTTGAAATTAAATCTGTACTGCTTAAAAAATCTAAAAAGCATTTGAATGACGTGATGCCGGGTTTCACTCACCTGCAATACGCCCAGCCAACCAAATTATCGCACCACCTTCTGGCATATCACGACATGATTTCAAGGGATTTCGAAAGGTTCCTTGAGGCTTTCCGGAGAACGAATCTCTCCCCACTTGGCTCTGCAGCCTTTTCAGGAACGAGTTTTCCCGTTGACCGGTCTCTGACTTCAAAGCTTCTTGGCTTCGATGGAATTGTTGAAAACTCAATGGATGCGGTAGCAACAAGGGACTTTCTTGTAGAGTGCATTTTTGCCTGCACGTCTTTGATGATCTCTTTCAGCAGGATCTGCGAGGAAATAATCCTGTGGTCTTCTGAGTTCGGGTTTGTGAATCTTCCCGATGAATTTGCTTCATCATCAAGCATAATGCCCCAGAAAAAGAATCCGGATACTGCCGAAATAATAAGGGCGAAGGCTGGAAAGATGATTGGCAACCTTACTGCTGCAATGACGATCTACAAGGCATTGCCCTTTGCATACAACAGAGATTTTCAGGAAATGAATCGTCTGCTGTTTGAAGTGCTGGATGAAACCCTAATCTCTGCCAGAGTCATGGCTGGACTGCTGGAGAAAATTGAATTCAGGACAGATGTCTTGAGAGCAAAGTCGTCCAAAGGCTTCTCTCTGGCAACTGATATAGCGAATCTACTCGTTATGAAGGGCATACCTTTCAGAGATGCTCACAGGATTGTCGGGGAGCTTGCAAAGCTTGAGAAAGATGAGATTGGCGCTGAAGAGCTTGCAGATGTTTTTGAGAAATTCGGATTGAGCTTGGAAATCGCGCCAGAAGAGCTTGATATGTTCGGAAGGCCAGAAAATGCTGTCGAGATGAAGAGAAGTGAAGGTGGCACGAGTGAGGACAACATAACGGGCATGATTGCTAAAAGACTCGAAAAGCTGAAGAAAGACGAAACAGTACTGATGCAGATTAAATCCAGGATTGAAAATTCTCTGAATGGTCTGATGGAGGAGGTGGAAAGCTTTGAAAATGAAGAGAGTTAA
- the gatD gene encoding Glu-tRNA(Gln) amidotransferase subunit GatD — MKRVKIKAKGRIFEGVALPSDDNKLVLKLDSGYNAGFYDYEILEEKEVEMHEFVPERFESRENLGTIKVISTGGTIASKVDYKTGAVTSQFSAEEIVADIPELLEIANIDAELLYNILSENMKPDYWVKLARRVHEAVRDGYDGVVVTHGTDTMHYSASALAFMLRTPVPVVFVGAQRSSDRPSSDAAMNMICSAHAALSDLGEVTIVMHGTTADEFCYIHRGVKARKNHTSRRDAFESVNYSPLGKVFPDGRIDWIAERFRRNERELELYDKFEEKVALIKYYPGLGPEILEFFHDRGYRGFVIEGTGLGHVSTDWVETVKRVAEDSVIVMTSQCLWGRVCDRVYDTGRYLLKAGVIEGEDMLPETALIKLMWLLGNFDVEDARMLVRENIVGEINPMLGYEDLTI; from the coding sequence ATGAAGAGAGTTAAAATAAAGGCGAAAGGCAGGATATTTGAAGGAGTGGCGCTCCCATCGGATGACAACAAACTCGTGTTAAAGCTTGATAGCGGTTATAATGCTGGATTTTACGATTACGAAATCCTTGAAGAGAAGGAAGTGGAAATGCATGAATTTGTGCCTGAAAGGTTTGAAAGCAGAGAAAATCTGGGTACGATAAAGGTAATCTCGACAGGAGGCACGATTGCGAGCAAGGTGGATTACAAAACTGGCGCCGTTACAAGCCAGTTCTCTGCAGAGGAGATCGTTGCGGACATTCCAGAGCTACTCGAGATTGCAAATATCGATGCGGAACTGCTCTACAACATCCTGAGTGAAAACATGAAACCTGATTACTGGGTGAAGCTTGCAAGGCGTGTGCACGAGGCCGTGAGGGACGGATATGATGGTGTTGTTGTAACCCACGGGACTGATACGATGCACTATTCCGCATCAGCACTGGCGTTCATGCTAAGGACTCCTGTACCAGTGGTTTTCGTTGGTGCTCAGAGAAGCTCTGACAGACCGAGCAGTGATGCTGCGATGAACATGATTTGTTCTGCCCATGCTGCACTCAGTGATCTGGGTGAAGTCACCATCGTCATGCACGGGACAACTGCAGACGAGTTCTGCTACATTCACAGGGGTGTCAAGGCGAGAAAGAATCACACTTCAAGAAGAGATGCCTTCGAGAGCGTGAATTACTCCCCACTCGGAAAAGTGTTTCCTGATGGTAGGATCGACTGGATTGCAGAAAGATTCAGACGGAACGAGAGGGAGCTTGAGCTTTATGATAAGTTCGAAGAAAAAGTCGCCCTGATAAAATACTATCCTGGACTTGGACCTGAGATACTGGAATTCTTCCACGACAGGGGTTACAGGGGTTTCGTAATTGAGGGCACTGGATTGGGACATGTATCCACGGACTGGGTGGAGACGGTGAAAAGGGTTGCGGAGGACAGCGTGATTGTCATGACCTCTCAGTGTTTATGGGGCAGAGTGTGTGACCGGGTTTACGATACTGGCAGGTATCTGCTGAAGGCCGGAGTCATAGAGGGAGAGGACATGCTGCCCGAGACAGCCCTGATAAAGCTCATGTGGCTTCTCGGCAACTTTGACGTCGAGGATGCAAGAATGCTGGTAAGGGAAAACATCGTGGGGGAGATAAATCCGATGCTCGGATATGAAGACCTGACAATTTAA
- a CDS encoding tetratricopeptide repeat protein has translation MDRLTVAVGTFIVILLAAAASIVHFFGIKLLIQIVFGLGYLGLLAVFGLMTALTFYARSFKYGLVTLLGTLLSAYGLYSVYLWHVNEFLTVLAVFVIAFAVFVWYISEPDLSLAERFSSPESLMKKGRYRAAGRKFEKKGDYVRAAEAYIKAEMLESAAWAYEKAEKYTEAADVYAMLAEREKDVYYWKEAHELYKKAGDLTKAAECLERYAEDEPWFWEDVAELYRNTGNEEKYLEALKKALEYYKKEAEEEGVFWEDVAKLYEALGEEELAKGAWTKFAKYCEQEAENDPMWFKHVAEAYEKLGLIDKAEEARKKYEEYRKSISKTAGD, from the coding sequence ATGGACAGGTTGACAGTGGCAGTAGGAACGTTCATCGTCATCTTGCTTGCGGCAGCCGCTTCAATTGTGCACTTCTTCGGGATTAAGTTGCTGATTCAGATAGTTTTTGGGCTGGGCTATCTCGGACTTCTGGCAGTTTTTGGATTGATGACTGCGCTAACGTTTTATGCAAGGTCTTTTAAATACGGTCTCGTAACGCTTTTGGGGACGCTTCTTTCTGCTTATGGACTTTATTCCGTGTATTTGTGGCACGTGAATGAATTCCTCACTGTTCTTGCGGTTTTTGTAATTGCCTTTGCTGTGTTTGTCTGGTACATTTCTGAGCCTGACCTGAGTCTGGCAGAGAGGTTCTCAAGTCCAGAGTCCCTGATGAAAAAGGGCAGATACAGGGCAGCTGGCCGAAAATTCGAAAAGAAAGGAGATTATGTCAGGGCGGCAGAGGCATATATCAAGGCAGAGATGCTCGAAAGTGCGGCCTGGGCATACGAGAAGGCTGAAAAATATACTGAGGCGGCAGATGTTTATGCAATGCTTGCGGAGAGAGAGAAGGATGTGTATTACTGGAAAGAGGCTCATGAACTCTACAAAAAAGCAGGCGATCTGACAAAAGCGGCTGAATGCCTTGAGAGGTATGCGGAAGATGAACCATGGTTCTGGGAGGATGTCGCTGAACTGTACCGCAATACTGGTAATGAGGAAAAATACTTGGAAGCTCTGAAAAAGGCTCTCGAATATTACAAGAAGGAAGCTGAGGAAGAAGGAGTTTTCTGGGAGGATGTTGCCAAGCTTTATGAGGCTCTCGGAGAGGAAGAACTTGCTAAGGGAGCATGGACGAAGTTTGCTAAATACTGCGAACAGGAGGCTGAAAATGACCCGATGTGGTTCAAACACGTGGCTGAAGCATATGAGAAACTCGGGTTGATTGATAAAGCAGAAGAAGCCAGGAAAAAGTACGAGGAATACAGAAAGAGCATCTCAAAAACTGCTGGAGATTGA
- a CDS encoding TRAM domain-containing protein — protein sequence MEFERKPPVKVGDVRKVRIENIGSGGDGIARIEGYVVFVPGVDVDEEVTVRITKVLRKYGFAEVV from the coding sequence ATGGAATTTGAAAGGAAGCCACCTGTAAAGGTGGGAGATGTAAGGAAAGTTAGGATTGAGAACATTGGAAGCGGTGGAGATGGAATTGCGAGAATCGAGGGCTATGTCGTGTTTGTGCCCGGTGTGGATGTGGACGAAGAAGTTACAGTCAGAATAACGAAGGTTTTGAGAAAATATGGATTTGCAGAAGTAGTTTAA
- the hemA gene encoding glutamyl-tRNA reductase produces MEIANLVISHKKASIDQIQKAWHGDYKTLLDRVMSFSNIRECAILLTCNRVEVYVYGSGTIETLRKFARSMGVPERIIEIHKNGETLEHILRVASGLESMMVGEDQILGQVKDFYSMGKEYGSIGEVLDLVFSKAIQVGKKVRNRTKINKGAVSIGSAAVELAERRLGTLAGKKALIIGAGEMGKLVAKAIAHKNLDKIYIANRTLQRGRALAQEVGEKAIAVPFDKVEKYITECDFVISATSAPHYVITKSMMEKIMEIRKEAVLLVDIALPRDVEPEVAEVEGVLLHTIDDLREISRENLRRRLKEAEKAEKIIKEELEDLIERLKELKARNAICMMYSHADYIKNEEIIELYNKLHAKYGVDEEVLPLLESFANSLIKKFLRKPTVRLRQAARNGKPEVVDAVEFLFGGVKDGISKGKNEKIEKEQNSSPNAGNEAV; encoded by the coding sequence ATGGAAATAGCCAACCTTGTGATATCTCACAAAAAAGCTTCAATCGATCAGATTCAAAAAGCCTGGCATGGCGATTATAAAACGCTACTCGACAGGGTGATGTCCTTCTCGAACATAAGAGAATGTGCCATCCTCCTCACCTGCAACAGAGTCGAGGTTTACGTTTACGGGTCCGGCACCATAGAAACCCTCAGAAAGTTTGCCAGGTCGATGGGTGTTCCTGAAAGGATCATCGAGATCCACAAAAATGGAGAGACCCTTGAACACATCCTGAGAGTTGCGTCGGGTCTCGAGTCGATGATGGTTGGAGAGGATCAGATTCTCGGACAGGTTAAAGATTTCTACAGCATGGGAAAGGAATACGGAAGCATCGGTGAAGTCCTTGACCTGGTTTTCTCCAAGGCAATTCAGGTGGGCAAAAAAGTCAGGAACCGGACAAAGATAAACAAAGGCGCTGTAAGCATCGGGAGTGCGGCTGTTGAGCTTGCCGAAAGAAGGCTGGGGACCCTCGCTGGAAAAAAGGCGTTGATTATTGGGGCTGGAGAGATGGGTAAGCTCGTTGCAAAGGCAATAGCACACAAGAATCTCGATAAAATATACATAGCAAACAGAACTCTCCAGAGAGGCAGAGCTCTCGCTCAGGAGGTTGGCGAAAAGGCAATTGCTGTACCGTTTGACAAGGTCGAGAAATACATCACTGAATGTGACTTTGTGATCTCAGCCACCTCCGCCCCCCACTACGTCATAACAAAAAGCATGATGGAAAAAATCATGGAGATCAGAAAAGAGGCAGTTCTTCTTGTCGATATAGCCCTGCCAAGAGACGTGGAACCGGAAGTGGCAGAGGTTGAAGGCGTCCTCCTCCACACGATAGATGACCTCCGGGAGATCAGCAGAGAGAATCTGAGGAGAAGATTGAAAGAAGCAGAAAAAGCTGAAAAAATAATAAAAGAGGAGCTTGAAGACCTCATCGAAAGGTTGAAGGAGTTAAAAGCAAGAAATGCCATCTGCATGATGTATTCCCACGCAGATTACATAAAAAACGAGGAGATTATAGAGCTTTACAACAAACTTCACGCAAAATATGGCGTTGATGAAGAAGTGCTGCCCCTGCTCGAAAGCTTTGCAAACTCACTCATTAAAAAATTCCTAAGGAAGCCAACTGTCAGACTGAGACAGGCCGCACGTAATGGAAAACCGGAAGTGGTGGATGCTGTGGAGTTTTTATTCGGAGGTGTTAAGGATGGAATTTCCAAAGGTAAGAATGAGAAGATTGAGAAAGAACAGAATTCGTCCCCTAATGCAGGAAACGAAGCTGTCTAA